In Silvanigrella paludirubra, one DNA window encodes the following:
- a CDS encoding ribonuclease domain-containing protein has translation MIGQIAVDIVAGGPEEKINALDKISISSTKPFNNSHISISSNELPKKISNSTNEINNNLIQTQNNNVNHNLHPQTTETPVITEIENSQSELESSNEWITVTKRTGIPDRVKTRYNEIQDFYQRNKYYPSPRVFQNREGLIKDTNGNIIYGDLLEYDVPFPGQEVRDRKRIVIQKYTKNWWYTKDHYNSFVKMEIVP, from the coding sequence ATGATTGGACAAATAGCTGTTGATATTGTGGCAGGTGGTCCAGAAGAAAAAATAAATGCTTTGGATAAAATATCTATTTCATCTACAAAGCCTTTCAATAATTCTCATATTTCAATTTCTAGTAACGAACTTCCTAAAAAAATCTCTAACAGTACAAATGAAATCAATAATAATTTAATTCAAACTCAAAATAATAATGTAAATCATAATCTTCATCCACAAACTACAGAAACTCCTGTCATTACAGAAATTGAAAATAGTCAATCGGAATTAGAAAGTAGTAATGAATGGATCACTGTAACAAAAAGAACTGGAATTCCAGATAGAGTTAAAACAAGATATAATGAAATTCAAGATTTTTATCAGAGAAATAAATACTATCCTTCTCCTCGTGTATTTCAAAATAGAGAAGGACTTATAAAAGATACAAATGGAAACATAATCTACGGGGATCTTTTAGAATATGACGTTCCATTTCCAGGGCAAGAAGTTCGTGATAGAAAGAGAATAGTAATACAAAAATATACTAAAAATTGGTGGTATACAAAAGATCATTATAATAGTTTTGTAAAAATGGAAATTGTTCCTTAA
- a CDS encoding PQQ-binding-like beta-propeller repeat protein: protein MHKKINERIKCITYSDKFDCLFAGGVTGGIYKISKELDVLDYSESQFYNSPIINLLCYKNDIFARNINGDLLKYDIASLKLISYLNSSEICSDLEEGIEENVKSSSHGIEVFNNKIYLVSGTGNFITIDPTSMNVESINNYVENSYVECINTKGNLHYLSDFSGNIWQGNLEQKNFQHFLKLDTGTVHCTIYDKKYNRYWATTDDSFKIKIFNDNKEILETNAFTNDDIEWIDFSQDFNKSYVACFDHYLYCFNNEIIPEFINKFGPFKFQLNFVKVIDDKIYVVLESGEIYRLDEQGYILNKLNFEGDCIWDTFLEENKKLYCGHESGDLAIYNIHESEFNSIHLSLENKINLKSGRVRRVSTDKYQYYGITTEGYLIALQKETNEIVWKSKLEGICRDVSINTENGSIYVATEANFIYEISSQSGEIIHQRKFDHPVWALAYHPAGYLIAGTRRNYLYLFKDLKNDYLDCLEHFGNQKGLKVLHNNNILLNGNGYIKEFEINQDRLKEVRKWKEGLNTTCEDVILDEENDRLNIVTYNMDIKNYSHQFCDHETLDNLLIDFPKSLQIFKGKQSSYLIVAGRGNYVTFFRIFSNNELVKINEFYL from the coding sequence ATGCATAAAAAAATAAATGAAAGAATTAAGTGTATAACTTATAGCGATAAGTTTGATTGTTTATTTGCAGGTGGAGTTACAGGCGGTATTTATAAGATTTCTAAAGAACTTGATGTCTTAGACTATTCTGAAAGCCAATTTTATAATTCACCAATTATAAATTTATTATGCTATAAAAATGATATATTTGCAAGAAATATAAATGGAGATCTTTTAAAATATGACATTGCAAGTTTAAAATTAATTTCATATTTAAATTCATCTGAGATATGTAGTGACTTAGAAGAAGGGATAGAAGAAAATGTAAAATCCTCTTCTCATGGAATAGAAGTATTTAATAATAAAATTTATTTAGTTTCAGGTACGGGCAATTTTATTACTATTGATCCTACATCAATGAATGTAGAAAGTATAAATAATTATGTTGAAAATTCTTATGTTGAATGTATAAATACAAAAGGAAACTTACATTATCTTTCAGACTTCAGCGGGAATATTTGGCAAGGAAACCTAGAACAAAAGAATTTTCAACATTTTTTAAAATTAGATACAGGCACAGTTCATTGTACAATTTATGATAAAAAATATAATCGCTACTGGGCGACTACGGATGATTCTTTTAAGATAAAGATATTTAATGACAATAAAGAAATTTTAGAAACTAACGCATTTACCAACGATGACATTGAATGGATTGATTTCTCACAAGATTTTAATAAATCTTACGTAGCATGTTTTGATCACTATTTATATTGTTTTAATAATGAAATAATTCCAGAGTTTATTAATAAATTCGGCCCATTTAAATTCCAGCTTAACTTTGTAAAAGTCATAGATGACAAAATATATGTTGTGTTAGAGTCTGGCGAAATTTACAGACTAGATGAACAAGGTTACATACTAAATAAACTAAATTTTGAAGGCGACTGTATTTGGGACACCTTTTTAGAAGAAAATAAAAAACTATACTGTGGTCATGAAAGCGGCGATCTTGCTATTTATAATATTCATGAATCTGAATTTAATTCTATCCATCTTTCATTGGAAAATAAAATTAATTTAAAGAGTGGAAGAGTAAGAAGAGTTTCTACAGATAAATATCAATATTATGGAATTACAACAGAAGGATATTTAATAGCTCTTCAGAAGGAAACAAATGAAATCGTTTGGAAATCCAAACTAGAGGGAATTTGTCGAGACGTATCTATTAATACAGAGAATGGAAGTATATACGTAGCTACTGAAGCAAATTTTATTTATGAAATATCTTCACAATCAGGAGAAATTATTCATCAAAGAAAATTTGATCATCCTGTTTGGGCGCTTGCATATCATCCTGCTGGTTATTTAATAGCAGGAACAAGAAGAAATTATCTTTATTTATTTAAAGATTTAAAGAATGATTATTTAGATTGTCTTGAACATTTTGGCAATCAAAAAGGCCTAAAAGTTCTTCACAATAATAATATTCTGCTAAATGGCAATGGATATATTAAAGAATTTGAAATCAATCAAGATCGTCTCAAAGAAGTAAGAAAATGGAAAGAAGGATTAAATACGACTTGTGAAGACGTTATTCTTGATGAAGAAAATGATCGTCTTAATATAGTTACATATAATATGGATATTAAGAATTATAGTCATCAATTCTGTGATCATGAAACCTTAGACAACTTACTAATCGATTTTCCAAAATCATTACAAATATTTAAAGGGAAGCAATCATCCTATTTAATTGTTGCTGGGCGTGGAAATTATGTTACTTTTTTTAGAATATTTAGTAATAATGAGCTAGTCAAAATTAATGAATTTTATTTATAA
- a CDS encoding Dabb family protein → MIKHFVLLEIADHIKPNEIEKMVNKLIELKNTSIPEIKKISYGKSCSIEGLERGFNYAFVMEFENVSERDIYINHEDHKKVSAEYILPILKNGIESVIVFDF, encoded by the coding sequence ATGATAAAACATTTTGTCCTTCTAGAAATTGCAGACCATATAAAACCAAACGAAATTGAAAAGATGGTAAATAAACTTATTGAATTAAAAAATACCAGTATTCCAGAAATTAAAAAAATATCCTATGGTAAAAGCTGTAGCATAGAAGGACTGGAACGTGGATTTAATTATGCTTTTGTAATGGAATTTGAAAATGTCTCTGAAAGAGATATATATATTAATCATGAAGATCATAAAAAAGTATCGGCAGAGTATATCCTACCTATATTAAAAAATGGAATAGAATCGGTTATTGTATTTGATTTTTAA
- a CDS encoding M15 family metallopeptidase translates to MKFLNFILFGSFLANFYNSAYSQVRPTLNFESKINDIPEDIQKIMQKYTWKPECPVPLNDLKYLSLSFYGFDNNIHTGHLIVHKDVATEVVNIFEELFEKKFLIEKMQLIDDFKGDDDLSMTENNTSAFNCRSVTGKPGIFSVHSYGRAIDINPKINPYIKGNLVLPENGRPYTDRTLTSPGIIKLNDFTYNSFIKKGWKWGGSWVSLKDYQHFEKPIPKNN, encoded by the coding sequence GTGAAATTTTTAAATTTTATATTGTTTGGTTCATTCTTAGCTAATTTTTACAATAGTGCTTATTCACAAGTACGACCTACCCTTAATTTTGAATCAAAAATTAATGACATTCCTGAAGATATTCAAAAAATAATGCAAAAATACACTTGGAAACCAGAATGTCCTGTTCCGTTAAACGATTTAAAATATTTAAGCCTATCTTTTTATGGTTTTGATAATAATATTCATACAGGACATTTAATTGTTCACAAAGATGTAGCCACTGAAGTTGTTAACATATTTGAAGAACTATTTGAAAAAAAATTCTTAATCGAAAAAATGCAGTTAATAGATGATTTTAAAGGTGATGATGATTTGTCTATGACAGAAAACAATACTTCTGCCTTTAATTGCCGTTCTGTTACAGGAAAGCCAGGTATTTTTTCTGTTCATAGTTATGGAAGAGCGATAGACATTAACCCCAAAATAAATCCCTATATAAAAGGAAATTTAGTTTTACCTGAAAATGGAAGACCATATACTGATCGTACTTTGACTTCACCTGGAATAATAAAATTAAATGATTTTACTTATAATTCATTTATCAAAAAGGGCTGGAAGTGGGGAGGCTCTTGGGTATCTTTAAAGGATTATCAACACTTTGAAAAACCAATCCCTAAAAATAATTAA
- a CDS encoding GTP cyclohydrolase II, protein MISIRKKVNIPLKNCIKSIEFLTFNNLPDKKEHIALCFGNWRQIEIPLVRIHSECLTGDLFYSLLCDCGEQLNETIHLLDKNGGILLYLRQEGRGIGLYNKLDAYHLQKEQGYDTYKANAHLGFPEENRDFKIAADILKQINVKNIKLITNNPEKIKQLKNNEIEIKETIQTQTYVNPLNVKYLTAKKNITKHRLNLD, encoded by the coding sequence ATGATCAGCATAAGAAAAAAGGTAAATATTCCTTTAAAAAATTGTATTAAATCGATAGAATTTTTAACATTTAACAATTTACCAGATAAAAAAGAGCATATTGCTTTATGCTTTGGTAATTGGAGACAAATTGAAATTCCTTTGGTTAGAATTCATTCTGAATGCTTAACTGGAGATTTATTTTATTCTTTATTATGCGATTGTGGAGAACAACTTAATGAGACTATCCATTTACTTGATAAAAATGGTGGTATTTTGCTCTATTTGCGTCAAGAAGGAAGAGGAATTGGGCTCTATAATAAGCTAGACGCCTATCATTTACAAAAAGAACAAGGGTACGATACCTACAAGGCAAATGCTCATTTAGGTTTCCCTGAAGAAAATAGAGATTTCAAAATCGCTGCAGATATTTTAAAACAAATAAACGTAAAAAATATAAAACTTATTACTAACAATCCTGAAAAAATAAAACAATTAAAAAACAATGAAATTGAAATTAAAGAAACAATTCAAACCCAAACTTATGTAAATCCGCTCAATGTAAAATACTTAACAGCAAAAAAGAATATAACTAAACATCGTTTAAATTTGGATTAA
- a CDS encoding serine hydrolase domain-containing protein produces the protein MKILLLKLGILTLILYSFDKSYSNENFILREDYKKNFSEDITSFQNEINKILKENKIPGAAVALVDKNGTIWAQGFGFTSQHSRKKVNIQTLFSNQSQSKIFTTLAVLSLVQEEKLSLNLPIISYLPDMKISDPNGGEPLKIITLKHLLSHTSGFAHDAPVGNNNNSNFSFSEHMESILKGTWLQFKPESSVSYSNVGIDLAGYILQLKSKMNFDDAVKQKLFIPLEMTNSTFSVKQYLQNKNHAEGLIDGIKEPIINYSFIPSGGMYSSVHDMAHFLQFVLNKGVFKNKKILNENILNEMETIPFPIQNQKEGYALGLWRGIRNHDLYFSHTGRGFGFVNNLEWYPESNIGIIVFTNKYDQKNIDFEISHKIIDKILEKRKNNEFQEIQKMVYGDYISSMSNLKIQKSVEKNSIHLIGDINYGSFGNSIKKVDLILNYIGKNKFYSNELRDYFIFEAKGPTGVPSLQRETDGFIWFLNSSIKTCNSKDSINSNSYEGVYVLKGYGQNRNYRFYIKEGCPFFEDYSLRKINLNTFISPNGKIVEIQDKKLYFANLMMEKED, from the coding sequence TTGAAAATATTACTTTTAAAATTGGGCATTCTAACTCTGATCCTATATTCCTTTGATAAATCATACTCAAATGAGAATTTTATTTTAAGAGAAGATTATAAGAAAAATTTCTCTGAAGATATTACTTCCTTTCAAAATGAAATAAATAAAATTTTAAAAGAAAATAAAATTCCAGGAGCCGCTGTTGCTTTAGTAGATAAAAATGGAACAATTTGGGCACAGGGATTTGGGTTTACTTCTCAACATTCAAGAAAAAAAGTAAACATACAAACCCTATTTAGCAACCAGTCTCAATCTAAAATATTTACAACTTTGGCTGTTTTAAGTTTAGTTCAAGAAGAAAAGTTGTCGCTAAATCTTCCTATCATAAGCTATTTACCAGATATGAAAATTTCAGATCCCAATGGAGGAGAGCCTTTAAAAATAATTACTTTAAAACATTTATTAAGCCACACCTCCGGTTTTGCACATGATGCTCCTGTTGGAAACAATAATAATAGCAATTTTTCTTTTAGCGAACATATGGAAAGTATTTTAAAGGGAACATGGCTTCAGTTTAAACCAGAAAGTTCTGTAAGTTATTCTAACGTAGGTATCGATTTAGCAGGATATATTTTACAGTTAAAAAGTAAAATGAATTTTGATGATGCTGTAAAACAAAAACTCTTTATTCCATTAGAAATGACAAATTCAACATTTAGTGTTAAACAATATTTGCAAAACAAAAATCATGCTGAAGGACTTATTGATGGAATAAAAGAACCAATCATAAATTATTCTTTTATTCCATCGGGAGGAATGTATTCAAGTGTTCATGACATGGCGCATTTTTTACAATTTGTACTGAATAAAGGGGTTTTTAAAAATAAAAAGATATTAAATGAAAACATATTAAATGAAATGGAAACAATTCCATTTCCTATTCAAAATCAAAAAGAAGGTTATGCTCTTGGATTATGGAGAGGTATTCGGAATCATGATCTCTATTTTTCTCATACTGGAAGAGGATTTGGCTTTGTTAATAATTTAGAATGGTATCCTGAAAGTAATATAGGAATTATTGTTTTTACTAATAAATATGATCAAAAAAATATTGATTTTGAAATTTCACATAAAATAATAGATAAAATTTTAGAGAAAAGAAAAAATAATGAATTTCAAGAGATCCAAAAAATGGTTTATGGTGATTATATTTCTTCTATGTCAAATTTAAAAATTCAAAAATCGGTAGAAAAAAATTCAATTCATTTAATTGGGGATATAAACTATGGTTCTTTTGGAAATAGTATTAAAAAAGTAGATTTAATTTTAAATTATATAGGTAAAAATAAATTTTATTCTAATGAACTAAGAGATTATTTTATATTTGAAGCAAAAGGTCCTACAGGTGTTCCTTCGTTACAAAGAGAAACTGATGGTTTTATTTGGTTTTTAAATTCGTCTATAAAAACATGCAATTCAAAGGACTCTATAAATTCAAATTCTTATGAAGGCGTTTATGTTTTAAAAGGTTATGGTCAAAATAGAAATTATCGATTTTATATTAAAGAAGGATGCCCTTTTTTTGAAGATTATTCATTAAGAAAAATAAATTTAAATACATTTATCTCACCAAATGGAAAAATAGTAGAAATTCAAGATAAAAAATTATATTTTGCAAATTTAATGATGGAGAAAGAAGACTAA
- the ribA gene encoding GTP cyclohydrolase II RibA has product MISIRNKVYIPLKNCINSIEFLTFNNLPDKKEHIALCFGNWRQIEIPLVRIHSECLTGDLFYSLLCDCGEQLHESINLLDKNGGILLYMRQEGRGIGLYNKLDAYHLQKEQGYDTYKANAHLGFPEENRNFKIAADILKQINVTNIKLITNNPEKVKQLKDNDIEIKETIQTQTYVNQHNIKYLTAKKNITKHRLNLD; this is encoded by the coding sequence ATGATCAGCATAAGAAACAAGGTATATATTCCTTTAAAAAATTGTATTAATTCGATAGAATTTTTAACATTTAACAATTTACCAGATAAAAAAGAGCATATTGCTTTATGCTTTGGTAATTGGAGACAAATTGAAATTCCTTTAGTTAGAATTCATTCTGAATGTTTAACTGGGGATTTATTTTATTCTTTATTATGCGATTGCGGAGAACAACTTCATGAGAGTATTAATTTACTTGATAAAAATGGTGGTATTTTGCTCTACATGCGTCAAGAAGGCAGAGGAATTGGGCTCTATAATAAGTTAGACGCCTATCATTTACAAAAAGAACAAGGATACGATACTTATAAGGCTAATGCTCATTTAGGTTTCCCTGAAGAAAACAGAAATTTCAAAATCGCTGCAGATATTTTAAAACAAATAAACGTAACAAATATAAAACTAATTACAAATAATCCTGAAAAAGTAAAACAATTAAAAGATAATGATATTGAAATTAAAGAAACAATTCAAACCCAAACTTATGTAAATCAACACAATATAAAATACTTAACAGCAAAAAAAAATATAACTAAACATCGTTTAAATTTGGATTAA